From the genome of Geobacter sp. SVR, one region includes:
- a CDS encoding HlyD family secretion protein — protein sequence MSEALQPEQIAPAGSPPEGDNSGKDTAGNPKNGKKKRRAMLTLLVLIAVCGVVGVRWWIKGKTHIETDNAFVEADVIQVSPRVGGTVARVLVSDNQYVKQGELLLELDQNDYRVQVARAEAGVGVATNETGGEYRKAEAARASVQLAGARLDQAVLDQQRAEALFKREVISREQLDRLRTAQRVAQSQFREAEESLKRALAEAGLSSDGPNRAKVLQQQAQLDQARLQLSYTRVTAPTSGYITRKNVEPGANVQAGQPLMAVVPLQKAWITANYKESQLTHIRSGQQVEFRVDAYPGQRFSGRVDSIMAGTGAAFSLLPPENATGNYVKVVQRIPVKILIDSNSDPRHLLRVGMSVIPTVLVDRTTADVLGDLNPFR from the coding sequence ATGTCGGAAGCACTGCAACCTGAACAGATAGCACCAGCCGGCTCTCCCCCGGAAGGGGACAATTCCGGAAAAGATACGGCCGGAAATCCGAAAAACGGCAAGAAAAAACGGAGAGCGATGCTCACCCTGCTGGTTCTGATCGCGGTATGCGGGGTAGTGGGAGTACGCTGGTGGATCAAAGGCAAAACCCACATCGAGACCGACAATGCCTTTGTGGAGGCCGATGTCATCCAGGTGTCCCCCAGGGTGGGGGGCACGGTTGCGCGCGTGCTGGTGTCGGACAACCAGTACGTGAAACAGGGTGAGCTGCTGCTGGAACTGGATCAGAACGATTACCGGGTGCAGGTGGCCAGGGCTGAGGCCGGTGTCGGCGTGGCAACGAACGAGACCGGCGGGGAATACCGCAAGGCCGAAGCAGCCCGTGCCTCGGTCCAACTGGCCGGTGCCAGACTGGACCAGGCCGTGCTGGATCAGCAACGCGCCGAAGCCCTGTTCAAACGGGAGGTGATCTCCCGCGAGCAGCTTGACCGCCTGAGAACCGCACAGCGGGTGGCGCAATCCCAGTTCCGCGAGGCAGAAGAGTCGCTCAAACGAGCCCTGGCCGAAGCGGGGCTTTCCTCGGACGGTCCCAACCGGGCCAAGGTGCTGCAACAGCAGGCCCAGCTCGACCAGGCGCGCCTGCAGCTCTCCTATACCCGCGTTACCGCCCCGACCAGCGGCTACATAACCCGCAAGAACGTGGAACCCGGGGCCAACGTGCAGGCCGGCCAGCCGCTCATGGCAGTAGTGCCGCTGCAGAAGGCCTGGATTACCGCCAACTACAAGGAAAGCCAGTTGACCCACATCCGTTCGGGCCAGCAGGTCGAGTTCCGCGTGGATGCCTATCCCGGCCAGCGCTTCAGCGGTCGGGTGGACAGCATCATGGCCGGTACCGGGGCAGCCTTCTCGCTCCTGCCCCCCGAAAACGCCACCGGCAATTACGTGAAAGTGGTCCAGCGCATCCCGGTCAAAATCCTGATCGACAGCAACAGCGATCCTCGACACCTGCTGCGGGTCGGCATGAGCGTGATCCCCACCGTGCTGGTGGACCGCACGACCGCCGACGTCCTGGGTGACCTGAATCCGTTCCGGTAA
- a CDS encoding TolC family protein, with product MKNRYIDRLVVIIGLGMVLSPLPWISSTAEAETLTLKQCLEQADHANPALRTAAWDRSIVRQNARQTASALYPRIDIQGGYTAQQAAQAVNINGFSAETQEPTYAFATLAGTYTIYDFGRNRARVQQADSQSDAVASQFEARRKDLALQVITAYFGILEAGRLAATARDEIVQVEQHRRVAQALFDEGAVTRNDVLQAEVRLAAARQRSLAADNRVENSWLQLNYLTGSPPSYRADLDSQASVAGDSAQPVDLQHILDQRHEIQALRYRLVSNEAEVREARANFFPEIYTRLALDYVQNDKVREQAIMSATVGLRFNLFDGFASTATRQRAVELRSKNRDALRQAEEEVRLDVATARNDVRVSRERIVVTETAIRQSEENLRINRERYQERVGTATEVLDAQTLLTQTRFDHDQALFDYQVASARLKHARGEL from the coding sequence ATGAAAAACCGGTATATTGACAGGCTGGTCGTAATCATCGGACTCGGCATGGTGCTGTCTCCCCTGCCCTGGATTTCCTCCACCGCAGAGGCCGAGACGCTGACCCTGAAGCAGTGCCTGGAACAGGCCGACCATGCCAATCCGGCCCTGCGGACCGCGGCCTGGGACCGGTCCATTGTCCGGCAGAATGCCCGCCAGACAGCCTCAGCCCTTTACCCCAGGATCGATATCCAGGGGGGCTACACCGCTCAGCAGGCTGCCCAGGCGGTCAATATCAACGGTTTTTCTGCCGAAACCCAGGAACCGACCTATGCCTTCGCCACTCTGGCCGGCACCTATACGATCTACGACTTCGGCCGGAACAGGGCCCGCGTGCAGCAGGCCGATTCGCAGAGCGATGCGGTTGCCAGCCAGTTCGAGGCGCGGCGCAAGGATCTGGCGCTGCAGGTGATTACCGCCTACTTCGGCATTCTGGAGGCGGGCAGGCTGGCAGCCACGGCGCGCGATGAGATCGTCCAGGTGGAACAGCACCGGCGCGTGGCTCAGGCCCTTTTCGATGAAGGGGCGGTTACCCGTAATGACGTGCTCCAGGCTGAGGTGCGTCTGGCAGCAGCGCGGCAGAGATCCCTGGCAGCCGACAACCGGGTGGAGAACAGCTGGCTGCAGCTCAACTACCTGACCGGCAGCCCCCCCTCATACCGGGCCGATCTGGATTCCCAGGCCAGTGTGGCGGGAGATTCGGCGCAGCCTGTCGACCTGCAGCATATCCTTGACCAGCGCCACGAGATCCAGGCCCTGCGTTACCGCCTCGTTTCCAACGAAGCCGAGGTCCGCGAAGCGCGGGCCAACTTCTTCCCGGAGATCTACACCCGCTTGGCGCTGGATTATGTGCAGAACGACAAGGTGCGCGAACAGGCGATCATGTCGGCAACTGTCGGCCTGAGGTTCAATCTGTTCGATGGTTTCGCCTCCACAGCCACCCGCCAGCGAGCGGTCGAACTGCGCTCGAAAAATCGCGATGCGCTGCGGCAGGCCGAAGAGGAGGTGCGATTGGATGTCGCCACGGCACGCAACGACGTGCGGGTGTCCCGGGAACGCATCGTCGTGACCGAGACGGCCATACGCCAGAGCGAGGAGAACCTGCGCATCAACCGGGAACGCTACCAGGAACGGGTGGGCACTGCCACCGAGGTGCTGGATGCCCAGACCCTCCTCACCCAGACCAGGTTCGACCACGATCAGGCCCTGTTCGATTACCAGGTGGCCTCGGCCCGCCTGAAGCACGCCAGGGGAGAATTATGA
- a CDS encoding MarR family winged helix-turn-helix transcriptional regulator codes for MFDVEKSLGFLLAKAYQRAWALFKEALDPYEITPPQFGLLAFLWQQDGLTQVELSEKSQVDRTTVGGLIDRLERTGMVERQPHPQDRRAHMIRLTPKGKTMEDQLTDAAQRVMEQFTAGLADTEINDLVRMLETLRGERKVYEKPVY; via the coding sequence ATGTTCGATGTCGAGAAAAGCCTGGGATTCCTGCTGGCAAAGGCCTACCAGCGGGCATGGGCCCTGTTCAAGGAAGCCCTGGACCCGTATGAAATAACCCCGCCCCAGTTCGGCCTGCTGGCCTTTCTCTGGCAGCAGGACGGGCTGACCCAGGTGGAACTTTCCGAAAAAAGCCAGGTGGACCGCACCACCGTCGGAGGCCTGATCGACCGCCTGGAGCGCACCGGCATGGTCGAACGCCAGCCCCATCCCCAGGACCGGCGGGCCCATATGATACGCCTGACCCCAAAGGGGAAGACCATGGAAGACCAATTGACCGACGCAGCCCAGCGGGTGATGGAACAGTTCACTGCCGGCCTGGCCGACACGGAGATCAACGACCTGGTCAGGATGCTGGAAACCCTGCGCGGGGAAAGGAAGGTCTATGAAAAACCGGTATATTGA
- the rimI gene encoding ribosomal protein S18-alanine N-acetyltransferase produces MSAPVAVIIRPMERSDLDAVLAIEQDAYPNPWKLEHFIQELHSPLAIPFVAVQDQTVIGYLCLMSLFEEAQILNVAVARLQRGKGIARLLMDTAIRTARERGAELLTLEVRESNRAAIALYESYGFVRYFVRRGYYEGTEDAILMEKTLL; encoded by the coding sequence ATGTCCGCGCCAGTCGCAGTGATCATACGCCCGATGGAACGGTCCGATCTGGATGCGGTGCTGGCCATCGAGCAGGATGCCTACCCGAACCCCTGGAAGCTGGAGCATTTCATCCAGGAACTCCATTCGCCCCTTGCAATCCCCTTTGTAGCGGTGCAGGATCAGACGGTGATCGGTTATCTTTGTCTGATGTCGCTGTTCGAGGAGGCTCAGATCCTCAACGTTGCCGTGGCACGGCTGCAGCGCGGAAAAGGAATTGCGCGGCTGCTGATGGACACGGCCATCCGCACCGCACGTGAACGGGGAGCAGAGCTGCTGACACTGGAGGTGCGCGAGTCGAACCGGGCCGCCATTGCCCTGTACGAGAGCTATGGCTTTGTCCGCTACTTCGTGCGCCGGGGATACTACGAAGGCACCGAAGACGCGATCCTGATGGAAAAAACACTGCTGTAG
- a CDS encoding dihydroorotate dehydrogenase electron transfer subunit has protein sequence MQFTAMILSNAEVSPGYWRMRLTAPPEFAAAAPGQFVMVRVNGAIDPLLRRPFGIFDVGTYQPAHAGAVAQPCFEMLYRVVGKGTALLSTLHETDLVDILGPLGRGFDMGTAGEEKLIVGGGVGLAPLYLLARELVKNSPVRLFAGGRTRDDILCITEFERLGVECYVATEDGSLGEQGLVTEALVRRLDQVKGAASIFACGPHGMLNAVAGIASARSIPCQVSLEGYMACGVGACLGCVTPGNGHTPETPDFRCVCAEGPVFDANELGWEC, from the coding sequence ATGCAGTTTACCGCAATGATTCTTTCCAATGCCGAGGTTTCGCCCGGCTACTGGCGCATGCGCCTGACCGCTCCCCCCGAGTTCGCTGCGGCGGCTCCCGGGCAATTCGTTATGGTGCGGGTCAACGGCGCCATCGACCCGCTCCTGCGGCGTCCGTTCGGCATCTTCGATGTCGGCACCTACCAGCCGGCCCATGCCGGGGCCGTTGCGCAGCCCTGTTTCGAGATGCTCTACCGGGTGGTGGGCAAAGGGACCGCCCTGCTGTCCACGCTGCACGAAACCGACTTGGTGGATATCCTCGGCCCGCTGGGGCGGGGCTTTGATATGGGAACGGCCGGGGAAGAGAAACTGATCGTCGGCGGCGGGGTCGGCCTGGCGCCGCTCTATCTGCTGGCCAGGGAACTGGTGAAAAACTCTCCGGTGCGCCTGTTCGCCGGCGGCCGCACCCGGGACGACATCCTCTGCATCACAGAGTTCGAGCGGCTGGGGGTGGAGTGCTACGTGGCCACCGAGGACGGTTCGTTGGGCGAGCAGGGGCTGGTGACCGAGGCACTGGTCAGGCGCCTGGATCAGGTCAAGGGCGCTGCCTCGATCTTTGCCTGCGGCCCCCACGGCATGCTGAACGCCGTGGCTGGCATCGCTTCCGCCCGCTCGATCCCCTGCCAGGTGTCGCTGGAGGGCTACATGGCCTGCGGCGTGGGGGCCTGCCTGGGGTGCGTCACGCCGGGGAACGGCCATACGCCAGAAACGCCGGATTTCCGCTGCGTCTGCGCCGAGGGCCCGGTCTTCGATGCCAATGAACTGGGATGGGAGTGCTGA
- a CDS encoding dihydroorotate dehydrogenase, translating into MKPDMSVTIAGIELRNPVMTASGTFGYGQEFSEYVNLEKIGAFVTKGLSLKPRAGNPTPRIVETPGGMLNAIGLQNVGIDAFIAKKAPFLAQVNTPAIANFFGYTIDEYAELARRLDEVPEVAGLEVNISCPNVKQGGIVFGTDPKCAADVVSACRAATSKPLIVKLSPNVTDIVAMAQACADAGADALSLINTLTGMAIDLQRRKPVLANVTGGLSGPAIKPIALRMVWQVFRAVKLPIIGIGGIMNATDALEFILAGATAVQVGTASFINPGAAEQIADEMQAWLVENKVDSITSLIGALEA; encoded by the coding sequence ATGAAACCTGATATGTCCGTCACAATCGCCGGCATCGAACTGCGCAATCCGGTGATGACCGCCTCCGGCACCTTTGGCTATGGCCAGGAATTTTCGGAATATGTGAACCTGGAGAAGATTGGCGCCTTTGTCACCAAGGGGCTGTCGCTCAAGCCGCGGGCCGGCAATCCCACCCCGCGCATTGTGGAGACCCCCGGCGGCATGCTGAATGCCATCGGCCTGCAGAATGTGGGCATCGACGCCTTCATCGCCAAGAAGGCCCCCTTTCTGGCGCAGGTGAATACTCCGGCCATCGCCAATTTCTTTGGCTACACTATCGACGAGTACGCCGAACTGGCGCGGCGGCTGGACGAGGTGCCCGAGGTGGCCGGCCTGGAGGTGAACATCTCCTGCCCCAACGTCAAACAGGGGGGCATTGTCTTCGGCACCGATCCGAAATGCGCCGCCGACGTGGTCAGCGCCTGCCGCGCCGCCACATCCAAACCGCTGATCGTCAAGCTCTCCCCCAATGTCACGGATATCGTGGCCATGGCCCAGGCCTGCGCCGACGCCGGTGCCGACGCTCTGTCGCTGATCAATACCCTGACCGGCATGGCAATTGACCTGCAGCGCCGCAAGCCGGTGCTGGCCAATGTCACCGGCGGTCTGTCCGGTCCGGCCATCAAGCCGATCGCCCTGCGTATGGTGTGGCAGGTGTTCCGGGCGGTCAAGCTGCCGATCATCGGTATCGGCGGCATCATGAACGCCACCGATGCGCTGGAGTTCATCCTGGCCGGTGCGACCGCGGTGCAGGTCGGTACCGCCAGTTTCATCAATCCCGGTGCGGCCGAGCAGATCGCTGACGAGATGCAAGCCTGGCTGGTCGAGAATAAGGTCGACAGCATCACCAGTCTGATTGGCGCCCTGGAGGCATGA
- a CDS encoding sulfite exporter TauE/SafE family protein, whose amino-acid sequence MTELWLSFLAGLAGSVHCLGMCGGIVTALALAGAPQSPQRRFMGQLAYHGGRIATYTLLGLAVGFLAQTALLTALKPYFLWLFAAANAVVMVVGLATVCGVWNFGLSSLDGSGWGFLGAALGRAARRASPGALAAAGLMMGLIPCGMVYGVLLPAATSDSWLKGGAMMLAFGLGTLPALMIYGQLAATLSASFGIMLQRLTGLAVAGLGAFGLWRIVAAMGHYHH is encoded by the coding sequence ATGACCGAGCTCTGGCTCTCTTTTCTGGCGGGACTGGCAGGCAGCGTCCACTGTCTGGGGATGTGCGGCGGGATCGTTACGGCCCTGGCACTGGCCGGTGCGCCACAGTCGCCGCAGCGGCGTTTCATGGGGCAATTGGCCTACCACGGCGGCCGCATTGCAACCTACACCCTGCTGGGGCTGGCAGTCGGCTTTCTTGCGCAGACCGCTCTGCTGACCGCGTTGAAGCCGTATTTCCTGTGGCTGTTTGCGGCGGCCAACGCTGTGGTGATGGTCGTCGGCCTGGCCACAGTCTGCGGAGTGTGGAATTTCGGCCTATCCTCCCTGGATGGCAGCGGCTGGGGGTTTTTAGGGGCAGCCCTGGGGCGTGCCGCCCGACGTGCCTCGCCAGGGGCACTGGCCGCGGCCGGGCTGATGATGGGACTGATCCCCTGCGGCATGGTCTACGGGGTGCTACTTCCCGCAGCTACCAGCGACTCCTGGCTCAAAGGGGGAGCAATGATGCTGGCCTTCGGGCTGGGGACCCTACCGGCTCTGATGATCTACGGCCAGCTTGCCGCGACCCTGTCGGCCTCCTTCGGCATCATGCTGCAGCGCCTGACGGGGCTGGCAGTGGCTGGCCTGGGGGCTTTCGGGCTGTGGAGAATAGTGGCCGCCATGGGGCATTATCACCATTAG
- a CDS encoding DUF6538 domain-containing protein produces the protein MSSYLLNRNGHYHVRIRIPSDLTATLPGMELVKSLKTRDAKTARLTALPFRQNIFRTFTLLRSGFISAEQARESIDRAMNRSRRVRLPLPL, from the coding sequence ATGTCGTCTTACCTGCTTAACAGGAACGGACACTATCACGTTCGTATCCGCATCCCCTCTGATCTCACCGCAACCTTACCCGGCATGGAGCTTGTGAAGTCCCTCAAGACTCGGGACGCTAAAACTGCACGGCTCACGGCTCTCCCTTTCCGTCAAAACATCTTCAGAACGTTCACTCTATTGCGTTCCGGCTTTATCAGTGCTGAGCAGGCGCGAGAATCCATTGACAGGGCCATGAATCGGTCACGAAGGGTTCGCCTGCCGCTTCCCCTATGA
- a CDS encoding PAS domain S-box protein, with protein MEKSPVEILIFEDSPAQSMVTMLAESRKPVFSVQQVRTLADGLSLLRSRNFDAIIVDLDLPDSQGLETALAVRDQTRQTPIIVITGSDDEEAALEALQTDIHDYLNKVEVTGALLKHSIRSAIQRQRDLQAQRMSEQRFYSFMNNLAAPAWIKDLDGRYVFWSAGNAPPLSSFFPDRTGKTDEDGFPQETARQLRENDARVLATMTSQQMVEVMCVDGVEHHFIVNKFPILGAEGKATGVGGIALNITEGVRATEALRLSEARFRALHDESPVMIFTLDADGTIISTNSACTDQLGYRDYELTGQSVLKIFHEENRSAIVQQLERCRQNPDQVYRWQSRKIRKDGELLWVEETARVVYNLNGALNVLVVCQDITERKRAEEAILKSEKKFVTVFQKAPALLAITTLKHGIFIDVNETMLQTLGYRRDQMIGRSALELNLWEDLSDRNAILEALEETGSANNIEVRIRGKDGQTHTCLFSAEYIGFNGDQYILSLVEDITARKVMEEALRQREETLRLFVEHSPVPIVMVDKDMKYVYASRRWFKAFGLKDMDVRDRSHYDIFPDIPERWKEVHRRCLAGATERNEADHWERDDGTSVWTHWEITPWYKNSKEIGGLVILAEDITARKQAEQEIVRLNAEVAARAVELEKANLELEAFNYTVAHDLRSPLNLISGHCQIMMEACGVTLDEECRAYLQQTYDGALRMNKLISALLDFSRMAHAEPHRENLDLSAMALAVAAELRRSAPERNVDFRISEGVVLDGDRELLRVVLDNLLGNAYKYTSKRDDAAIDFGATEIDGEPACFVRDNGPGFDMSDAGNLFIPFRRLTGTSEQRGFGIGLATVDRIIRRHGGRIWAEGEPGKGATFYFTVGARG; from the coding sequence ATGGAAAAATCGCCGGTAGAAATACTCATTTTTGAGGACTCTCCTGCGCAATCCATGGTGACAATGCTAGCGGAATCCCGGAAACCTGTCTTCTCGGTGCAGCAGGTCAGAACTCTCGCGGACGGACTTAGCCTGCTGCGGAGCCGGAACTTCGATGCCATCATAGTGGATCTCGATCTTCCGGACAGTCAGGGGCTTGAAACCGCGTTGGCTGTACGGGACCAGACGAGACAGACGCCGATCATCGTAATTACCGGTTCCGACGATGAGGAAGCCGCTCTGGAAGCATTGCAGACGGACATCCACGACTATCTGAACAAGGTAGAAGTAACCGGCGCTCTGTTGAAACACTCGATACGGTCCGCCATTCAAAGACAGCGCGATTTACAGGCACAAAGGATGTCTGAGCAGCGGTTTTATTCTTTTATGAATAACCTTGCAGCCCCGGCTTGGATCAAGGATTTGGATGGCCGATACGTGTTCTGGAGCGCGGGAAACGCCCCCCCTCTCAGCAGTTTCTTCCCCGACCGTACAGGCAAAACCGACGAAGATGGATTCCCGCAGGAGACCGCGCGACAGCTCCGTGAGAATGATGCACGGGTACTTGCCACAATGACGAGCCAGCAAATGGTAGAGGTCATGTGCGTCGACGGTGTTGAGCATCATTTCATCGTCAACAAGTTTCCGATTCTTGGTGCCGAAGGGAAAGCGACAGGTGTTGGCGGCATTGCCCTAAACATCACCGAGGGCGTGAGGGCGACTGAGGCGCTGCGCCTGAGTGAAGCACGGTTTCGGGCTTTACATGACGAAAGCCCTGTCATGATCTTTACTCTTGATGCGGATGGTACCATTATCTCGACCAACTCAGCCTGCACCGATCAGCTGGGCTATCGGGACTATGAACTGACAGGCCAGTCGGTTCTGAAGATATTTCATGAAGAGAACCGCTCCGCCATTGTCCAGCAGTTGGAAAGGTGCAGGCAGAACCCGGACCAGGTGTACCGATGGCAGTCCCGCAAGATTCGCAAGGACGGGGAGCTGCTGTGGGTGGAGGAAACGGCCCGAGTTGTGTACAACCTGAACGGCGCCCTGAATGTGCTGGTGGTCTGTCAGGATATCACTGAGAGGAAGCGGGCAGAAGAGGCGATCCTGAAATCGGAGAAAAAGTTTGTAACGGTTTTTCAGAAGGCCCCGGCATTGCTTGCCATCACTACTCTGAAGCATGGGATATTCATTGATGTTAACGAAACAATGCTGCAAACACTAGGATACCGGCGAGACCAAATGATCGGCCGGTCGGCATTGGAGCTCAACCTCTGGGAAGATTTGTCTGACCGTAACGCAATTCTGGAAGCCCTTGAAGAAACGGGATCGGCCAACAACATCGAAGTCCGGATCAGGGGGAAGGACGGCCAAACCCATACCTGCCTCTTTTCCGCTGAGTACATCGGTTTTAACGGGGATCAGTACATACTAAGCCTCGTGGAAGACATCACCGCTCGCAAGGTTATGGAGGAAGCACTGAGACAGAGGGAAGAGACACTCCGGCTTTTTGTCGAACATTCCCCCGTACCCATCGTCATGGTTGACAAGGATATGAAGTACGTCTATGCAAGTCGCCGCTGGTTTAAAGCCTTTGGCCTGAAAGACATGGACGTTCGTGATCGCAGCCATTACGATATCTTCCCCGATATACCGGAAAGATGGAAAGAGGTTCACAGACGTTGCCTTGCAGGAGCAACGGAACGGAATGAGGCTGACCATTGGGAAAGGGACGACGGCACATCCGTCTGGACTCATTGGGAAATCACGCCGTGGTACAAGAACTCAAAAGAGATCGGGGGACTGGTCATTCTTGCTGAGGATATCACCGCCCGCAAGCAGGCGGAGCAAGAAATCGTGCGGCTAAATGCCGAGGTTGCTGCTCGGGCCGTCGAACTGGAGAAAGCCAACCTTGAGTTGGAGGCGTTCAACTACACTGTGGCCCATGACCTGCGCAGTCCATTGAACCTCATCAGCGGCCACTGCCAGATAATGATGGAGGCATGCGGTGTCACGCTGGATGAAGAGTGCAGAGCTTACCTGCAGCAGACATACGACGGTGCTTTGCGGATGAATAAGCTGATCTCGGCCCTGCTCGATTTTTCCCGCATGGCCCACGCCGAACCGCACCGGGAAAATCTCGATCTGTCAGCCATGGCACTGGCTGTGGCTGCAGAATTGAGGCGGAGCGCACCGGAACGCAATGTCGACTTCAGAATCAGCGAAGGGGTTGTGCTTGACGGGGACCGGGAACTGTTGCGGGTGGTCCTGGACAACCTTCTCGGTAACGCTTATAAATACACGTCGAAGCGTGATGACGCAGCAATAGATTTCGGCGCGACCGAGATAGATGGCGAACCCGCATGTTTCGTACGCGATAATGGCCCCGGATTCGACATGAGTGATGCCGGCAACCTCTTCATCCCATTTCGGCGGCTCACAGGAACCTCGGAGCAGAGAGGCTTCGGCATAGGACTGGCCACGGTAGACCGCATCATTCGGCGCCACGGCGGGCGGATATGGGCCGAGGGGGAACCGGGAAAGGGGGCGACGTTTTACTTCACGGTTGGTGCAAGGGGATGA
- a CDS encoding carbonic anhydrase → MSTIDNMLEYNLKFVEEEKYKQYESTKYPNKKTAVLSCMDTRLMELLPAALNFKNGDIHVIKTAGAVVSHPFGSVMRSLLLAIYDLNIEEILVIGHSDCGMQGLDTSKLIQKMLDRNIPKTQIEMINYCGIDFCSWLKGFENAEESVAKSVSLIRNHPLVPKDINIHGFLMCSETGKLTKVPDC, encoded by the coding sequence ATGAGCACGATAGATAACATGCTTGAATATAACCTTAAATTTGTCGAAGAAGAAAAGTATAAGCAATATGAATCGACAAAATATCCTAACAAGAAAACTGCCGTACTTTCCTGCATGGATACACGGCTTATGGAACTCTTACCAGCAGCACTCAATTTTAAGAATGGAGACATACACGTAATAAAGACTGCTGGTGCAGTTGTCTCACATCCGTTTGGCAGTGTGATGAGAAGTTTGTTGCTTGCGATATACGATCTGAATATAGAAGAGATTTTAGTTATTGGTCATAGTGACTGTGGAATGCAAGGACTTGATACTTCAAAGCTAATTCAGAAAATGCTGGATAGGAATATCCCGAAGACCCAAATAGAGATGATCAACTATTGCGGTATAGATTTCTGCAGTTGGTTGAAAGGTTTTGAAAATGCCGAGGAATCTGTAGCCAAATCCGTTTCGCTTATAAGAAATCATCCATTGGTACCAAAGGATATAAATATCCATGGTTTCCTTATGTGTTCAGAGACAGGGAAGCTTACAAAAGTTCCAGATTGTTGA
- a CDS encoding peptidylprolyl isomerase, translating to MSTIAKNTVVILSYKVSDLDGEVIDEGAEPLVYLHAGYEDIFPRIEAALEGKSVGDKITVTLQPGEAFGEYDAELVRVEPASIFSEPVEIGMQLESDENEDGPIFRVTDIAGDKVVLDGNHPLAGMVLVFECTVETVRPATAEEIESSGNRGD from the coding sequence ATGAGCACAATAGCCAAAAATACTGTCGTAATCCTCAGTTATAAGGTTTCAGACCTGGATGGAGAGGTTATCGATGAAGGAGCCGAACCTCTCGTTTACCTGCATGCCGGTTATGAGGATATTTTTCCTCGCATCGAAGCGGCGCTGGAGGGCAAATCCGTTGGCGACAAGATAACAGTGACCCTGCAGCCGGGCGAGGCCTTTGGCGAATATGATGCCGAACTCGTACGAGTGGAGCCCGCATCCATCTTCAGCGAGCCGGTGGAGATAGGCATGCAGCTGGAGAGCGACGAAAACGAGGATGGACCGATCTTCAGGGTCACCGATATTGCCGGGGATAAGGTCGTGCTGGATGGCAATCATCCGCTGGCGGGGATGGTTCTTGTTTTCGAGTGCACCGTGGAGACGGTGCGGCCGGCAACTGCCGAGGAAATAGAATCAAGCGGAAACAGGGGCGATTGA
- a CDS encoding heavy-metal-associated domain-containing protein: protein MKNRLFTAVIIVAAMTLLAVLAFHVRIGATADSVAVLSTKGMTCGSCSSTISKALEAMKGVAATEIDVEGGWVVVGYDTKSVKPESLAEKVSSVGFGSNVHLVLTPEQFRQITGRDIGAKAARESGCCGGKGGGCGTGKKS from the coding sequence ATGAAAAACAGACTATTCACTGCGGTCATTATCGTGGCAGCCATGACACTGCTTGCAGTGCTTGCCTTTCATGTCAGGATTGGGGCAACTGCCGACTCGGTGGCGGTTTTGAGCACCAAGGGCATGACCTGCGGCAGTTGCTCGAGCACGATCAGCAAGGCCCTGGAAGCGATGAAAGGGGTGGCGGCCACCGAGATTGATGTCGAAGGGGGCTGGGTCGTGGTGGGCTATGACACGAAGAGCGTCAAGCCGGAGTCGCTGGCAGAGAAGGTCAGCAGCGTCGGCTTCGGCAGTAACGTTCATCTGGTGCTGACGCCGGAGCAGTTCCGGCAGATTACCGGAAGAGATATCGGCGCAAAAGCGGCCCGGGAGTCGGGATGTTGCGGCGGCAAGGGTGGCGGATGCGGAACCGGCAAAAAAAGCTGA